A genomic region of Streptosporangium lutulentum contains the following coding sequences:
- a CDS encoding ABC transporter permease, translating to MTGQLIKPVPAAASGAGRLPRLVLGGRDLTAPAAFVALVVLLVAVAATTSDTFLTQTNLTNLLKQMVTTGLLAFGMLVVILTGGIDLSVGSVVAISGILSAGLVSGLPLPVAIAAGLAAGIGFGLINGTLVARFGLAPFVVTLAALTTVRGLAFVYSEVPIAPEDESFLTLGSAMIGPIPLSTVIMLVVFLVGGVFLTRTPAGRSIVAIGGNAETVRLAGINVRRHVILAYAISGACAGLAGVILASRVGIAQPSVGVAFELDAIAACVIGGASLAGGRGSVKATFGGVLVLVLINNLLNLYGVQSFWQQVLKGLIIIAVILVQRTNRART from the coding sequence ATGACCGGGCAGCTCATCAAGCCCGTGCCGGCCGCCGCCTCCGGTGCCGGGCGACTTCCCCGGCTGGTGCTCGGCGGTCGCGACCTCACGGCCCCGGCCGCGTTCGTCGCGCTCGTCGTCCTGCTCGTCGCGGTCGCGGCGACCACCTCGGACACGTTCCTCACCCAGACCAACCTCACCAACCTGCTCAAGCAGATGGTCACCACGGGTCTGCTGGCCTTCGGCATGCTCGTGGTCATCCTCACCGGCGGCATCGACCTCTCGGTCGGGTCGGTGGTGGCCATCTCCGGCATCCTCAGCGCGGGCCTGGTCTCGGGTCTCCCGCTGCCGGTGGCGATCGCGGCGGGCCTGGCGGCGGGCATCGGGTTCGGCCTGATCAACGGCACCCTGGTCGCCCGGTTCGGGCTGGCCCCGTTCGTGGTGACCCTGGCGGCGCTGACCACTGTCAGGGGTCTGGCGTTCGTCTACTCCGAGGTGCCCATCGCCCCCGAGGACGAGTCGTTCCTCACGCTCGGCTCGGCGATGATCGGCCCCATCCCGCTGAGCACGGTGATCATGCTGGTCGTCTTCCTGGTGGGCGGGGTCTTCCTGACCCGGACCCCGGCGGGCCGCTCCATCGTCGCGATCGGCGGCAACGCCGAGACCGTACGGCTCGCGGGCATCAACGTGCGCAGGCACGTGATTCTCGCCTATGCGATCAGCGGCGCGTGCGCCGGTCTGGCCGGCGTCATCCTCGCGAGCCGGGTGGGCATCGCCCAGCCCAGCGTCGGGGTGGCGTTCGAGCTCGACGCGATCGCCGCGTGCGTGATCGGCGGGGCGAGCCTGGCGGGCGGGCGCGGATCCGTGAAGGCCACCTTCGGCGGCGTGCTCGTCCTCGTCCTGATCAACAACCTGCTCAACCTCTACGGCGTGCAGAGCTTCTGGCAACAGGTGCTCAAAGGACTGATCATCATCGCCGTCATCCTCGTCCAGCGCACCAACCGGGCCCGCACGTGA
- a CDS encoding sugar ABC transporter ATP-binding protein: protein MSLELRGVRKDFGGVEVLHGVDLAGRPGEVLAVVGANGAGKSTLIKILSGALPMSAGEMWMDGERVTLRSPHDAHARGVRTVYQELTLVAQLSVTENLLMGNFPRRAGLIDWPAAHRRAGELLEEAGFGAIDPRTLAGRLSVARQQMVEIAKALVSRPRVLILDEPSAVLAGSDLDALFALIRRLQEQGVLIIYVSHRLAEVLDLATSIVVIKDGRVIETTEPARTGEDELIRLMAGRRLEQIYPDRRAERGEARLTVTGLTREGEFEDISFTLHAGEIVGLFGLVGSGRSELARCVFGAEPAGAGEVRLPGGGGDFRTPAQAIAAGLALVTEDRKRSGLVLGMTVRDNIALTTLHSTRRGPFIDTARRRRDVTEMIDRLNIQPAHCASMAVVNLSGGNQQKAVLAKWLLVGPRVLILDEPTRGVDMATRVDIYRMIDELAREGLSVLLISSDLTEVLGATDRVLVMNQGRLSGDLRSDQTTEDEILAYSIGLPA, encoded by the coding sequence ATGAGCCTTGAGCTGCGCGGCGTCCGCAAGGACTTCGGCGGTGTCGAGGTGCTGCACGGGGTGGACCTCGCGGGGCGTCCCGGCGAGGTGCTCGCCGTGGTCGGCGCGAACGGGGCGGGCAAGTCGACCCTGATCAAGATTCTCTCCGGCGCGCTGCCCATGAGCGCGGGAGAGATGTGGATGGACGGTGAGCGGGTCACCCTGCGCTCGCCGCACGACGCCCACGCCCGGGGCGTCCGCACCGTCTACCAGGAGCTGACCCTGGTGGCCCAGCTCTCGGTCACCGAGAACCTGCTGATGGGCAACTTCCCGCGCCGCGCCGGTCTCATCGACTGGCCGGCGGCGCACAGGCGGGCCGGGGAGCTGCTGGAGGAGGCCGGTTTCGGCGCGATCGACCCGCGCACCCTCGCGGGCCGTCTCTCGGTGGCCCGGCAGCAGATGGTGGAGATCGCGAAGGCGCTGGTGAGCCGCCCGCGCGTCCTCATCCTCGACGAGCCCTCGGCCGTGCTGGCCGGAAGCGACCTCGACGCGCTGTTCGCGCTGATCAGGCGGCTGCAGGAGCAGGGGGTCCTGATCATCTACGTCTCCCACCGGCTCGCCGAGGTCCTCGACCTGGCCACCTCGATCGTCGTGATCAAGGACGGGCGGGTGATCGAGACCACCGAGCCGGCCCGCACCGGCGAGGACGAGCTGATCCGCCTCATGGCGGGCCGCCGGCTCGAACAGATCTATCCCGACCGGCGCGCGGAACGCGGCGAGGCCCGGCTCACGGTGACCGGGCTCACCCGCGAGGGCGAGTTCGAGGACATCTCGTTCACGCTGCACGCCGGGGAGATCGTCGGGCTGTTCGGCCTGGTGGGGTCGGGCCGCAGCGAGCTCGCCCGGTGCGTCTTCGGAGCCGAGCCCGCGGGCGCGGGCGAGGTGCGCCTGCCGGGAGGCGGCGGCGACTTCCGCACGCCGGCCCAGGCCATCGCGGCCGGGCTCGCGCTCGTCACCGAGGATCGCAAGCGCAGCGGCCTGGTGCTCGGCATGACGGTGCGGGACAACATCGCGCTCACCACGCTGCACTCGACCCGGCGGGGCCCGTTCATCGACACCGCCCGCCGGCGCCGCGACGTCACCGAGATGATCGACAGGCTGAACATCCAGCCCGCGCACTGCGCCTCGATGGCCGTGGTCAACCTCAGCGGCGGCAACCAGCAGAAGGCCGTCCTGGCCAAGTGGCTGCTGGTCGGCCCGCGCGTCCTCATCCTCGACGAGCCGACCCGCGGCGTGGACATGGCGACCAGGGTCGACATCTATCGCATGATCGACGAGCTCGCACGCGAAGGGCTCAGCGTCCTGCTCATCTCCTCGGATCTCACCGAGGTGCTCGGCGCGACCGACCGGGTGCTGGTGATGAACCAGGGCCGGCTCAGCGGCGACCTGCGCTCGGACCAGACCACGGAGGACGAGATCCTCGCCTACTCGATTGGACTCCCCGCATGA
- a CDS encoding aldehyde dehydrogenase family protein produces the protein MSVTSPVGSIITVHNPGTGELLGEVEAATAERVAEVVADAQEGQRAMAALAAHERADLLRRVSDLIEIEQESLALLLAAENGKPLPQTRGEVAAAIRIFRGYAGEATRLFGRQIPLDAVPGLERHLAVTMREPLGVVAALVPFNYPVELYAHKAAAALAAGNAVIVQPPSRCPLALVRVAELVEQAGSPRHAHQLVTGRLPVSQALAELPGIAAVSLTGSTAAGREIARLGSQTLKKVLLELGGNDALIVCDDADVDDAARAVVLGRLARGNGQICCAVKRVYVQDGVHAAFVESLLEQTAKLTVGDQLRESTDVGPLIAEQAAEQVVAAIGRLVEDGARLVAGGERRGAFVDPAVLVDVPTASAAFAEEIFGPVAPVARFSDPLEAVRMANESPYGLQAAVFTRDVSRAFDIARRLDVGGVIINGSTALRAENLPFGGTKDTGGYREGLHETVLDLTRQKTIVVMEAFG, from the coding sequence ATGTCCGTCACATCGCCAGTTGGTTCCATCATCACCGTCCACAATCCCGGCACCGGGGAGTTGCTCGGAGAGGTCGAAGCCGCCACCGCGGAGCGGGTCGCCGAGGTCGTCGCCGACGCGCAGGAGGGGCAGCGGGCGATGGCGGCCCTGGCCGCCCACGAGCGCGCGGACCTGTTACGGCGCGTGTCCGACCTGATCGAGATCGAGCAGGAGAGCCTCGCCCTGCTGCTCGCCGCCGAGAACGGCAAGCCGCTGCCGCAGACCCGAGGCGAGGTCGCGGCCGCGATCCGCATCTTCCGGGGGTACGCGGGCGAGGCCACCCGGCTCTTCGGGCGGCAGATCCCGCTCGACGCCGTACCCGGTCTGGAACGCCATCTCGCGGTGACGATGCGCGAGCCGCTCGGCGTCGTGGCGGCGCTGGTCCCCTTCAACTACCCGGTCGAGCTGTACGCCCACAAGGCCGCCGCGGCCCTCGCGGCGGGCAACGCCGTCATCGTGCAACCGCCCTCGCGCTGCCCCCTCGCGCTGGTCCGGGTCGCGGAGCTCGTCGAGCAGGCCGGCTCACCGCGCCACGCCCACCAGCTCGTCACCGGAAGGCTCCCGGTGTCCCAGGCTCTGGCCGAGCTGCCGGGGATCGCCGCGGTGAGCCTCACCGGAAGCACCGCGGCGGGACGCGAGATCGCCCGGCTCGGGTCACAGACCCTGAAGAAGGTCCTTCTGGAACTCGGCGGGAACGACGCGCTCATCGTGTGCGACGACGCCGACGTCGACGACGCCGCCCGCGCGGTCGTGCTCGGCCGCCTCGCCCGGGGCAACGGGCAGATCTGCTGCGCGGTAAAGCGGGTCTACGTGCAGGACGGCGTGCACGCCGCCTTCGTCGAGTCGCTGCTGGAGCAGACCGCCAAGCTCACCGTCGGCGACCAGCTGCGGGAGTCCACCGACGTGGGCCCCCTCATCGCCGAGCAGGCCGCGGAGCAGGTCGTGGCCGCCATCGGCCGGCTCGTCGAGGACGGCGCCCGGCTGGTCGCCGGCGGCGAGCGGCGCGGGGCGTTCGTCGACCCCGCCGTGCTCGTGGACGTCCCCACCGCCAGCGCGGCCTTCGCCGAGGAGATCTTCGGTCCGGTGGCCCCGGTCGCCCGGTTCTCCGACCCGCTGGAGGCGGTGCGGATGGCCAACGAGTCCCCGTACGGCCTGCAGGCGGCGGTCTTCACGCGGGACGTCTCGCGGGCGTTCGACATCGCCCGCCGCCTCGACGTCGGCGGAGTGATCATCAACGGCTCGACCGCGCTGCGCGCCGAGAACCTGCCGTTCGGCGGCACCAAGGACACCGGCGGATACCGGGAGGGGCTGCACGAGACGGTCCTGGACCTCACCCGCCAGAAGACGATCGTGGTGATGGAGGCGTTCGGATGA
- a CDS encoding IclR family transcriptional regulator — translation MKSGRKSSSVDKAFELIDAVSESGRTGITLGELAGRAGVAVSTAHRYATSLLELGVLDRDPAGAFHLGVTLITLAGQYLEEDNLRAAARPYLLELVELSGETVHLGIPVGDHIVYVDKVESAKSIRLVSRIGSRAPMHCTAMGKAVLALLEERRSAEILARPLDRHTPRTLVGDTLLAELAVVRAQGFAIDDEENEEGVRCVGLPIMNTSGQPVGALSVSAPANRFSVEDCRRLAPTALAMAADIGRRIGYTAPRNGEFVPH, via the coding sequence ATGAAGAGCGGAAGAAAATCATCCAGCGTTGACAAGGCATTCGAGCTGATTGATGCGGTATCCGAATCCGGCCGGACCGGTATCACATTGGGCGAGCTCGCGGGCCGCGCGGGCGTAGCCGTCAGCACGGCCCATCGATACGCCACCTCACTCCTCGAACTCGGCGTCCTCGACCGTGACCCGGCGGGCGCCTTCCACCTCGGCGTCACCCTCATCACCCTCGCCGGGCAGTACCTCGAAGAGGACAACCTTCGCGCCGCGGCCCGGCCGTACCTGCTGGAACTGGTCGAGCTCAGCGGCGAGACCGTGCACCTCGGAATCCCCGTCGGCGACCACATCGTCTACGTGGACAAGGTCGAGAGCGCCAAGTCCATCCGGCTGGTCTCGCGGATCGGCAGCCGCGCGCCCATGCACTGCACGGCGATGGGCAAGGCCGTTCTCGCCCTCCTGGAGGAACGGCGCAGCGCCGAGATCCTCGCCCGCCCGCTCGACCGGCACACGCCCCGGACCCTCGTCGGCGACACGCTGCTCGCCGAACTCGCCGTCGTACGGGCTCAGGGCTTCGCGATCGACGACGAGGAGAACGAGGAGGGCGTGCGCTGTGTCGGGCTACCGATCATGAACACCTCCGGCCAGCCGGTGGGGGCGCTCAGCGTCTCCGCGCCGGCCAACCGGTTCAGCGTCGAGGACTGCCGGCGCCTGGCGCCGACCGCGCTCGCGATGGCGGCCGACATCGGCCGCCGGATCGGCTACACCGCACCCAGGAACGGGGAGTTCGTCCCGCACTGA